In the genome of Streptomyces sp. V2I9, one region contains:
- a CDS encoding phosphonatase-like hydrolase: MTSATPTTAHPFGLVVLDMAGTTVADGGLVEQAFSAAARHLGVQPGSDEHERQLAYVRATMGESKISVFRHLFGDEDRARYANSAFEEAYGELVDGGRVAPLPGAREAVERLTAEGRTVVLTTGFARATQDAILAALGWQDLVPLTLCPADAGGRGRPYPDMVLAAFLRTTAVDDVRRIAVAGDTSYDMLSGVRSGAGIVAGVLTGAHARDQLARHGATHVLGSVAELPDLIARAEA; this comes from the coding sequence ATGACTTCCGCGACACCCACGACCGCGCACCCCTTCGGCCTCGTCGTCCTCGACATGGCCGGGACCACCGTCGCCGACGGCGGCCTCGTCGAGCAGGCGTTCTCGGCCGCCGCCCGGCACCTCGGCGTGCAGCCCGGCTCGGACGAGCACGAGCGCCAACTCGCCTACGTACGAGCCACCATGGGAGAGTCCAAGATCTCCGTGTTCCGGCACCTGTTCGGGGACGAGGACCGGGCCCGGTACGCCAACTCCGCCTTCGAGGAGGCGTACGGGGAACTGGTCGACGGCGGCCGTGTCGCGCCGCTCCCCGGCGCCCGCGAGGCCGTCGAACGGCTCACGGCAGAAGGCCGAACCGTCGTCCTGACCACCGGCTTCGCCCGCGCCACCCAGGACGCCATCCTCGCCGCACTCGGCTGGCAGGACCTCGTCCCGCTCACCCTCTGCCCCGCCGACGCGGGCGGCCGGGGGCGGCCCTACCCGGACATGGTGCTGGCGGCCTTCCTGCGCACCACCGCCGTGGACGACGTCCGGCGGATCGCGGTCGCCGGCGACACCTCGTACGACATGCTCAGCGGCGTACGCTCCGGTGCCGGGATCGTCGCCGGGGTCCTCACCGGCGCCCACGCCCGGGACCAGCTGGCCCGGCACGGCGCGACCCACGTCCTCGGGTCCGTCGCCGAGCTGCCCGACCTCATCGCGCGGGCCGAGGCATGA
- a CDS encoding 2-aminoethylphosphonate ABC transporter substrate-binding protein: MRIPARTLALPLAACAALTLTACGGSSAASDEKSVTVYSADGLKGENGDGWYDKVFEDFEKKTGITVKYVEGGSGEMVQRAAREKSNTRADVLVTLPPFIQQADKKGLLTAYEPEGADLVDGAGRAADGTWTSVVNNYFGFIHNTKELKAPPRTWEELLDPAYKEKIQYSTPGVAGDGTAVLIKAMHDFGGQEPAMAYLKKLQANNVGPSASTGKLAPKVDKGELLVANGDVQMNFAQSKDMPHLGIWFPAKGDGKPTSFALPYAAGLVAKAPHSENGKKLLDFMLSEQAQRDVSAVGGGFAARKDIKATDANAVELAGLMEGVEIFEPDWSDIGAHLDTYIDAWKSATGS, from the coding sequence ATGCGCATCCCCGCCCGCACCCTCGCCCTGCCCCTGGCTGCCTGCGCGGCCCTGACCCTCACCGCCTGCGGCGGCTCCTCCGCCGCGTCCGACGAGAAGTCCGTCACCGTCTACAGCGCCGACGGCCTCAAGGGCGAGAACGGCGACGGCTGGTACGACAAGGTCTTCGAGGACTTCGAGAAGAAGACCGGCATCACGGTGAAGTACGTCGAGGGCGGCTCCGGCGAGATGGTCCAGCGCGCCGCCCGCGAGAAGTCCAACACCCGGGCCGACGTCCTCGTCACGCTCCCGCCCTTCATCCAGCAGGCCGACAAGAAGGGCCTGTTGACCGCGTACGAGCCCGAGGGCGCCGACCTGGTCGACGGCGCCGGCCGCGCGGCCGACGGCACGTGGACCTCCGTCGTCAACAACTACTTCGGCTTCATCCACAACACGAAGGAGCTGAAGGCCCCGCCCCGCACCTGGGAGGAGCTGCTCGACCCCGCGTACAAGGAGAAGATCCAGTACTCCACCCCCGGCGTCGCGGGCGACGGGACCGCCGTCCTCATCAAGGCCATGCACGACTTCGGCGGGCAGGAGCCGGCCATGGCCTACCTGAAGAAGCTCCAGGCCAACAACGTCGGCCCGTCCGCCTCCACCGGGAAGCTCGCCCCCAAGGTCGACAAGGGTGAACTCCTCGTCGCCAACGGAGACGTCCAGATGAACTTCGCCCAGTCCAAGGACATGCCCCACCTCGGCATCTGGTTCCCCGCCAAGGGCGACGGGAAGCCCACCAGCTTCGCTCTCCCCTACGCGGCGGGACTCGTCGCCAAGGCCCCGCACAGCGAGAACGGCAAGAAGCTGCTCGACTTCATGCTCTCCGAGCAGGCCCAGCGCGACGTCAGCGCGGTCGGCGGCGGGTTCGCCGCGCGCAAGGACATCAAGGCCACCGACGCCAACGCCGTCGAACTGGCCGGACTGATGGAGGGTGTGGAGATCTTCGAGCCCGACTGGTCGGACATCGGCGCCCACCTCGACACGTACATCGACGCCTGGAAGTCGGCCACCGGAAGCTGA
- a CDS encoding HAD-IIA family hydrolase, whose amino-acid sequence MAERKPITSWLTDMDGVLIHEGTPIPGADAFIKRLRDSGLPFLVLTNNSIYTARDLHARLKRMGLDVPVKNIWTSALATAQFLDDQRPGGTAYVIGEAGLTTALHDIGYVLTDHDPDYVVLGETRTYSFEALTKAIRLINAGARFICTNPDETGPSAEGPLPATGSVAALITKATGKDPYFAGKPNPLMMRTGLNAIGAHSETSAMIGDRMDTDVLAGLEAGMQTFLVLTGLTTVADIDRYPFGPSHVVESIADLVDLIDLPDQVDQGKQADTPAD is encoded by the coding sequence ATGGCAGAGCGCAAGCCCATCACATCCTGGCTGACCGACATGGACGGCGTCCTCATCCACGAGGGCACCCCGATCCCCGGCGCCGACGCCTTCATCAAGCGGCTGCGGGACTCCGGGCTGCCCTTCCTCGTCCTCACCAACAACTCCATCTACACCGCGCGCGACCTGCACGCCCGGCTCAAGCGCATGGGCCTGGACGTCCCCGTGAAGAACATCTGGACCTCCGCGCTCGCCACCGCCCAGTTCCTGGACGACCAGCGCCCCGGCGGCACGGCGTACGTCATCGGGGAGGCCGGCCTCACCACCGCCCTGCACGACATCGGGTACGTCCTCACCGACCACGACCCGGACTACGTGGTGCTCGGCGAGACCCGGACGTACAGCTTCGAGGCGCTGACCAAGGCGATCCGGCTGATCAACGCCGGCGCCCGCTTCATCTGCACCAACCCCGACGAGACCGGGCCGTCCGCCGAGGGCCCGCTGCCCGCCACCGGCTCGGTCGCCGCCCTCATCACCAAGGCCACCGGCAAGGACCCGTACTTCGCGGGCAAGCCCAACCCGCTGATGATGCGGACCGGGCTGAACGCCATCGGCGCGCACTCCGAGACCAGTGCCATGATCGGCGACCGGATGGACACCGACGTGCTGGCGGGCCTGGAGGCGGGGATGCAGACCTTCCTGGTCCTCACCGGGCTCACCACCGTCGCGGACATCGACCGCTACCCGTTCGGCCCGTCCCACGTCGTGGAGTCCATCGCGGACCTGGTCGACCTCATCGACCTGCCGGACCAGGTGGACCAGGGGAAGCAGGCGGACACGCCTGCCGACTAG
- a CDS encoding ABC transporter permease — MLVHSRAGKWAVRAAFLLLFVPLFAVPLFVILAASLATNWSGAFPSGPTVERYAAATNGDSLQALTTSLVTAVSASVLALTLGGWAALAAASLRTRGKRLLDALFILPVAVPSVVVGLAVLVAYSRPPVLLNGTRWIVILAHTVLVTAFAYQSVSAAVRRLDPAYEQAAAGLGASPARVLWRVRLPLLLPSLTSAAGLCFALSMGELSATMMLYPPDWTPLPVHIFAATDRGSLFTGAALAVVLMTTTLLVLAAVSRVRTRASYR, encoded by the coding sequence GTGCTGGTGCATAGCCGGGCCGGGAAGTGGGCCGTCCGGGCCGCCTTCCTGCTCCTCTTCGTCCCGCTGTTCGCGGTGCCCCTGTTCGTCATCCTCGCCGCGTCCCTCGCCACGAACTGGTCCGGGGCCTTTCCCTCCGGCCCCACCGTCGAGCGCTACGCCGCCGCGACGAACGGCGATTCGCTCCAGGCGCTGACCACCAGCCTGGTCACGGCCGTCTCCGCGAGCGTGCTCGCCCTCACCCTCGGCGGCTGGGCCGCCCTCGCCGCCGCTTCCCTCCGCACGCGCGGCAAGCGGCTCCTGGACGCGCTGTTCATCCTGCCGGTCGCCGTCCCCTCGGTGGTCGTCGGCCTCGCGGTGCTGGTCGCCTACAGCCGGCCGCCCGTCCTGCTCAACGGGACACGGTGGATCGTGATCCTCGCCCACACCGTCCTGGTCACCGCGTTCGCCTACCAGTCGGTCTCCGCCGCCGTGCGCCGCCTCGACCCGGCGTACGAACAGGCCGCCGCCGGTCTCGGCGCGAGTCCCGCGCGGGTGCTGTGGCGGGTGAGGCTGCCGCTGCTGCTGCCCTCGCTCACCTCGGCCGCCGGGCTCTGCTTCGCCCTGTCCATGGGGGAGTTGAGCGCCACGATGATGCTCTACCCGCCGGACTGGACCCCGCTGCCGGTGCACATCTTCGCCGCCACCGACCGGGGTTCCCTCTTCACCGGCGCCGCCCTCGCCGTGGTCCTGATGACGACGACGCTCCTGGTCCTCGCCGCCGTCTCGCGCGTCCGGACCCGCGCCTCCTACCGCTGA
- a CDS encoding 2-aminoethylphosphonate ABC transporter permease subunit, whose protein sequence is MPTGAAAPARSRSVPTWVWALPPVAVLALAFLHPLALVVQQSFTPDEGGVSLDPYAEVFASAAFRDALTTTVWLALGSTAGCLVLGFALALVIAFVPFPGGKAVARFVDVFLSFPSFLITLALLFIYGSVGMANGLWTGATGAAEGPFHFLTTPWGVLLAEITYFTPFVMRPLLAAFSQLETAQLEVASSLGAGPGRVIRRVILPEALPALAAGGSLVLVMCLNEFGIVLFTGAKGVTTLPMLVHSKAILESDYAAACVVAVVNIGISVGLYGLYRVVSRRAGA, encoded by the coding sequence CTGCCCACCGGTGCCGCCGCCCCCGCCCGGTCCCGGTCCGTCCCCACCTGGGTCTGGGCGCTGCCGCCCGTCGCCGTGCTCGCGCTCGCGTTCCTCCACCCGCTGGCCCTCGTCGTCCAGCAGTCGTTCACGCCGGACGAGGGCGGTGTCTCCCTCGACCCGTACGCCGAGGTCTTCGCCTCGGCCGCCTTCCGCGACGCGCTCACCACCACCGTATGGCTGGCCCTCGGCTCGACCGCGGGCTGCCTCGTTCTCGGATTCGCCCTCGCGCTGGTCATCGCGTTCGTTCCGTTCCCCGGCGGGAAGGCGGTCGCCCGGTTCGTCGACGTGTTCCTCTCCTTCCCGTCCTTCCTCATCACGCTCGCCCTGCTGTTCATCTACGGCTCGGTCGGGATGGCCAACGGGCTCTGGACCGGAGCCACCGGGGCGGCCGAGGGGCCCTTCCACTTCCTGACCACGCCCTGGGGCGTGCTGCTCGCCGAGATCACCTACTTCACGCCGTTCGTGATGCGCCCCCTGCTCGCCGCGTTCTCCCAACTGGAGACCGCGCAGCTCGAAGTGGCCTCCTCGCTGGGCGCCGGACCCGGCAGGGTCATCCGGCGGGTGATCCTGCCCGAGGCGCTTCCGGCCCTCGCGGCGGGCGGCAGCCTCGTGCTGGTGATGTGCCTCAACGAGTTCGGGATCGTCCTGTTCACCGGGGCTAAGGGCGTCACGACGCTGCCGATGCTCGTCCACAGCAAGGCGATCCTGGAGTCGGACTATGCCGCCGCCTGCGTGGTCGCCGTCGTCAACATCGGGATCTCCGTAGGGCTCTACGGCCTCTACCGGGTGGTGAGTCGTCGTGCTGGTGCATAG
- a CDS encoding GntR family transcriptional regulator, with protein sequence MDYPNDQTPGAPIRSGIPEHGRIPKYYAVKARIAVLLDELGEGGLLPTERELALRHEVSRETVRQALRELLLEGRLRRQGRGTVVAGPKLEQPLSLASYTEGVRRQGRRPGRHLIGLDRFPCPEALAAEIAVERGEPVWHLERVLLADDERVGLESTYVGVARVPDLDTEFDPDSSFYAYLHDRLRIAFGDADERIETVLATPREALLIGTPPALPMLLIHRLSRDADGRPLERVRSLFRGDRFSFSAHLRGDAQR encoded by the coding sequence GTGGACTACCCGAACGACCAGACACCTGGCGCACCGATCCGCTCCGGCATCCCCGAGCACGGCCGTATCCCGAAGTACTACGCGGTCAAGGCCCGTATCGCGGTGCTGCTGGACGAGTTGGGGGAGGGCGGGCTCCTGCCCACCGAGCGGGAACTGGCCCTCCGGCACGAGGTCTCGCGCGAGACCGTCCGCCAGGCCCTGCGCGAACTCCTCCTCGAAGGGCGGCTGCGCCGTCAGGGGCGCGGCACCGTCGTCGCCGGGCCGAAGCTGGAGCAGCCGCTCTCGCTCGCCAGCTACACCGAGGGCGTCCGCCGCCAGGGCCGGCGGCCCGGCCGCCACCTCATCGGCCTCGACCGCTTCCCCTGCCCCGAGGCGCTGGCCGCCGAGATCGCGGTCGAACGGGGCGAGCCGGTCTGGCACCTGGAGCGCGTGCTGCTCGCCGACGACGAGCGCGTCGGGCTGGAGAGCACGTACGTCGGCGTCGCCCGCGTCCCGGACCTGGACACGGAGTTCGACCCGGACTCCTCCTTCTACGCCTACCTCCACGACCGGCTCCGGATCGCCTTCGGCGACGCGGACGAGCGGATCGAGACCGTGCTGGCGACCCCCCGCGAAGCCCTGCTCATCGGCACCCCGCCCGCGCTGCCGATGCTCCTCATCCACCGGCTCTCCCGAGACGCGGACGGCCGGCCGCTGGAGCGCGTGCGGAGCCTGTTCCGGGGCGACCGCTTCTCCTTCTCCGCCCATCTGCGGGGCGACGCGCAGCGCTGA
- a CDS encoding peptidase: MPPPPSARLRDARAVAALGLAAGITVPAALLGGPQAAALPSRPAPAPSSAGAAGAAGAAGAAGTAEAGVSAVAADEQPGCGNPDAEEFPIEARIQDAPDRYASGGGHGTWFLDLTNTTAATCRALHPVLVLTDRDRRLTSEQIRVEFAEPGRAGATHRVTWESTDHDEQIGVFGGDDAPQGEGDSEEGDGGSGEPFFGFTVPAGKTVSVRVRMAFTSDTAPGPVTAHAAVVQRRHQNKAKGGGREDGDWVGESGEYPFVIADGVTGGIREPEAPRTERPARPDTPPRQSSRPESPSPQRPGRPDPERSGPGADTPTERPGDPDNPGTDPGTGQVPSPDPDPSSRPSTGIEAGGRDPSGREGRDPSGGDGADEHPGHPPRDGSGRPLPELARTGPASAAWTGAVAGALLLGGAGLVLHARRARRAVS, encoded by the coding sequence ATGCCCCCTCCCCCCTCCGCACGCCTGCGTGACGCCCGTGCGGTCGCCGCCCTCGGGCTGGCCGCCGGGATCACGGTGCCCGCCGCACTCCTGGGCGGCCCGCAGGCCGCCGCTCTGCCGAGCAGGCCCGCGCCCGCGCCCTCATCGGCCGGGGCCGCCGGGGCCGCCGGGGCCGCCGGAGCCGCTGGAACCGCAGAGGCCGGCGTGTCCGCCGTGGCCGCCGACGAGCAGCCCGGTTGCGGGAACCCGGACGCCGAGGAGTTCCCCATCGAGGCCCGCATCCAGGACGCCCCGGACCGGTACGCCTCCGGTGGCGGTCACGGGACGTGGTTCCTCGACCTCACCAACACCACCGCCGCGACCTGCCGGGCCCTGCACCCGGTCCTCGTCCTCACCGACCGCGACCGACGGCTGACGTCGGAACAGATCCGGGTGGAGTTCGCCGAGCCGGGCCGCGCCGGGGCCACACACCGGGTCACCTGGGAGAGCACCGACCACGACGAGCAGATCGGCGTCTTCGGCGGCGACGATGCGCCGCAGGGGGAGGGGGACAGCGAGGAGGGGGACGGCGGCTCCGGCGAGCCGTTCTTCGGGTTCACCGTTCCCGCCGGAAAGACCGTCTCCGTACGCGTCCGCATGGCCTTCACCTCGGACACCGCCCCCGGCCCGGTCACCGCCCACGCCGCCGTCGTCCAGCGCCGCCACCAGAACAAGGCCAAGGGGGGCGGGCGTGAGGACGGTGACTGGGTGGGGGAGTCGGGGGAGTACCCCTTCGTCATCGCGGACGGTGTCACCGGCGGCATCCGGGAACCGGAAGCCCCCCGCACGGAACGCCCGGCCCGGCCGGATACCCCGCCGCGACAGAGCAGCCGGCCGGAAAGTCCCTCGCCGCAGCGTCCCGGCCGTCCCGACCCGGAGCGCAGCGGTCCTGGTGCCGACACCCCTACGGAACGGCCCGGTGATCCCGACAACCCCGGAACGGACCCCGGTACCGGCCAGGTCCCGTCCCCCGACCCCGACCCCAGCTCCCGTCCGTCGACCGGCATCGAAGCCGGCGGCCGGGACCCGAGCGGCCGGGAAGGCCGGGACCCGAGCGGTGGCGACGGCGCGGACGAGCACCCCGGCCACCCGCCCCGTGACGGCTCCGGCCGCCCGCTCCCCGAACTCGCCCGGACCGGACCCGCGTCGGCGGCCTGGACCGGGGCCGTCGCCGGGGCGCTCCTGCTCGGTGGGGCCGGCCTGGTGCTGCACGCCCGCCGGGCCCGCCGGGCCGTCAGCTGA
- a CDS encoding ABC transporter ATP-binding protein, translating into MTRAIKAPATADGTPAPAPGGIRFDGVTVAYGGNVVLDRLDLTVEPGEVMALLGPSGSGKTTALRAVAGFVRPASGRVLLGGRDVTALPPHRRGIGMVVQSYALFPHLKVKDNVAFGLKAHRTPKAEIPGRVTEALELVGMAAYADRHPRELSGGQQQRVAIARALAIRPGVLLLDEPLSALDARLRSGMLTELARLHRELPDVSILYVTHDQVEALTLADRIAVMDRARLQDCGTPRELYRRPRTEFTASFVGNANLFPVTVTGEATVRLGDHALAVPTGTAAPGATATLCVRPHLVGLGAGPNALTGTVTEVQWRGSTHRVHADADGHPLMADLRELRDPPALGAPVTFHFAAEDAVLLPAGAEGTGGVTP; encoded by the coding sequence ATGACCCGCGCGATCAAGGCCCCCGCCACCGCCGACGGGACCCCCGCCCCCGCCCCCGGCGGCATCCGCTTCGACGGTGTCACCGTCGCCTACGGGGGGAACGTCGTCCTCGACCGGCTCGACCTCACCGTCGAACCCGGCGAGGTGATGGCCCTCCTCGGGCCCTCCGGCTCGGGCAAGACCACCGCCCTGCGCGCCGTCGCGGGATTCGTCCGGCCCGCCTCCGGGCGGGTCCTCCTCGGCGGCCGGGACGTCACCGCCCTGCCTCCGCACCGGCGCGGCATCGGCATGGTCGTCCAGAGCTACGCGCTCTTCCCGCACCTCAAGGTCAAGGACAACGTGGCCTTCGGGCTCAAGGCCCACCGCACCCCGAAGGCCGAGATCCCCGGCCGGGTCACCGAGGCCCTGGAACTCGTCGGCATGGCCGCGTACGCCGACCGCCACCCGCGGGAACTCTCCGGCGGCCAGCAGCAGCGCGTCGCCATCGCCCGCGCGCTCGCCATCCGCCCCGGTGTGCTGCTCCTGGACGAGCCGCTCTCCGCGCTCGACGCCCGGCTCCGCTCCGGGATGCTCACCGAACTGGCGAGGCTGCACCGCGAGTTGCCGGACGTGTCCATCCTGTACGTCACCCACGACCAGGTGGAGGCGCTGACCCTGGCCGACCGGATCGCCGTCATGGACCGGGCCCGGCTCCAGGACTGCGGCACCCCCCGGGAGCTGTACCGCCGGCCCCGTACGGAGTTCACCGCCTCGTTCGTCGGCAACGCCAACCTGTTCCCGGTCACCGTGACCGGCGAAGCGACCGTCCGGCTCGGTGACCACGCCCTGGCCGTACCCACCGGCACCGCCGCCCCCGGCGCGACCGCCACGCTCTGCGTCCGGCCCCATCTGGTCGGCCTCGGCGCCGGTCCCAACGCGCTCACCGGCACCGTCACCGAGGTCCAGTGGCGCGGTTCCACCCACCGCGTCCACGCCGATGCCGACGGCCATCCCCTCATGGCCGACCTCCGCGAACTGCGCGACCCTCCGGCGCTCGGCGCCCCCGTCACCTTCCACTTCGCGGCCGAGGACGCGGTGCTGCTCCCGGCAGGGGCGGAAGGCACGGGGGGTGTCACCCCGTGA
- a CDS encoding TIGR03364 family FAD-dependent oxidoreductase codes for MRVIVVGAGVVGTMHAWHAVSRGHEVVQIERESEARGASLRNFGQIWVSGRAGGEELDTALRARELWEGIGERVPGLGFRPCGSLTPLRTAYEVAVAEAAVARPDAAARGYRLLTADEARAVNPALRGAFTAALWCERDAAVEPRTAQLALKQELLASGRYTFLGGREVREVLGAASVRDDHGDVHTGDAVILATGAWLGGLVRELAGPDLPVRRVRLQMMQTDPLGEPLTTSVADADSFRYYPAYRSEALDALDAGQPQDAVAAEHRMQLLMVQRQDGGLTIGDTHEYEHPFAFDTVEEPYEHLTGVVEAFLGRPLPRIRHRWAGVYAQCADTSRVVHRQQVRDGVWLVTGPGGRGMTCSPAIAETTADQLGW; via the coding sequence GTGAGAGTCATCGTCGTAGGAGCCGGCGTGGTGGGAACCATGCACGCCTGGCACGCAGTCAGCCGCGGCCACGAGGTCGTACAGATCGAGCGTGAGAGCGAGGCGCGCGGGGCATCGCTCCGCAATTTCGGACAGATATGGGTCAGCGGCCGGGCCGGCGGCGAGGAGCTGGACACGGCCCTGCGCGCCCGTGAGCTGTGGGAGGGCATCGGGGAGCGGGTGCCCGGACTCGGCTTCCGGCCGTGCGGTTCGCTGACCCCGCTGCGTACCGCGTACGAGGTCGCGGTCGCCGAGGCGGCCGTCGCCCGGCCCGACGCGGCGGCGCGCGGCTACCGGCTGCTGACCGCCGACGAGGCGCGGGCGGTCAACCCGGCCCTGCGGGGCGCGTTCACCGCGGCCCTGTGGTGCGAGCGGGACGCGGCGGTGGAGCCCCGGACCGCCCAACTCGCCCTCAAGCAGGAGCTGCTGGCCTCCGGGAGGTACACCTTCCTCGGCGGTCGTGAGGTGCGTGAGGTCCTCGGTGCCGCCTCGGTGCGCGACGACCACGGCGACGTCCACACCGGCGACGCCGTGATCCTCGCCACCGGGGCCTGGCTCGGCGGGCTGGTGCGCGAACTCGCCGGACCCGACCTCCCTGTCCGCCGCGTCCGCCTCCAGATGATGCAGACCGACCCGCTCGGCGAGCCCCTCACCACCTCGGTCGCCGACGCCGACAGCTTCCGCTACTACCCCGCGTACCGCAGCGAGGCGCTCGACGCGCTCGACGCCGGCCAGCCGCAGGACGCCGTGGCCGCCGAACACCGCATGCAACTCCTCATGGTGCAGCGGCAGGACGGCGGGCTGACCATCGGGGACACCCACGAGTACGAGCATCCCTTCGCCTTCGACACCGTCGAGGAGCCCTACGAGCACCTCACCGGAGTCGTCGAAGCCTTCCTCGGCCGCCCGCTGCCGCGCATCCGCCACCGCTGGGCGGGTGTCTACGCCCAGTGCGCCGACACCTCGCGCGTCGTCCACCGGCAGCAGGTACGCGACGGGGTCTGGCTCGTCACCGGGCCCGGCGGGCGCGGAATGACCTGCTCGCCCGCCATCGCCGAAACGACCGCCGACCAACTGGGCTGGTGA
- a CDS encoding alkaline phosphatase family protein translates to MSRSLSRRSVLATTAAATAAAVAPLATAAPARAAAAAPTLPDGTSKDKVLVVGMDGLRHDVIAAADAPHLKAMMADGTYGTSLLYANPMAATSSGPGWSTISTGVWPDKHGVKENSFAGKNYAKYPGFLARLAQVRPQLSTYAAVDWKPLDAQGTVTPGADAKLVLDGDRDGYTGHDATIAAETESILRNQNPDVLFVYFGQTDIAGHNSGAASAAYRQAIAVQDGHLGRLLTAIRARPSYATERWTVIVTTDHGHTDSGGHGGSAVEERRTFVLARGPGIAAGARPADTRLVDVAATVFHQLGIVPDPAWGLDGKPIQERSTDPFETLYPALAGRADETGIPAGVLGWTRTAPSGWSVVNSAMGTGGVAEWRGWSFATDEFWSRSQRDQSRELNVRSRGIFAVADSDEWADKAFSGPYDSTLVTPAYAVSGRTTVTLGFTTHHRQEGSQSARVLASWNGGTPVEVKRYTSDVIAQPQALTLDVPPGAANVSFRFHYTGSNNWYWVIDGVKITTA, encoded by the coding sequence GTGTCCCGGTCCCTGTCCCGACGCTCCGTACTCGCCACCACCGCCGCGGCCACGGCCGCCGCCGTCGCCCCGCTCGCCACCGCCGCCCCGGCCCGCGCCGCCGCTGCCGCGCCCACCCTCCCGGACGGCACCAGCAAGGACAAGGTGCTCGTCGTCGGGATGGACGGGCTGCGCCACGACGTCATCGCCGCCGCCGACGCCCCGCACCTCAAGGCGATGATGGCCGACGGAACGTACGGCACCTCGCTGCTGTACGCGAACCCGATGGCCGCCACCTCCTCCGGCCCCGGCTGGTCGACCATCTCCACCGGCGTCTGGCCCGACAAGCACGGCGTCAAGGAGAACTCCTTCGCCGGGAAGAACTACGCGAAGTACCCCGGCTTCCTCGCCCGCCTCGCCCAGGTCCGCCCCCAGCTCTCCACGTACGCGGCCGTCGACTGGAAGCCCCTGGACGCCCAGGGCACCGTCACCCCGGGGGCCGACGCCAAGCTCGTCCTCGACGGCGACCGCGACGGCTACACCGGCCACGACGCGACCATCGCCGCCGAGACGGAGTCGATCCTCCGGAACCAGAACCCGGACGTGCTCTTCGTCTACTTCGGCCAGACCGACATCGCCGGTCACAACTCCGGGGCCGCCAGCGCCGCCTATCGCCAGGCGATCGCCGTCCAGGACGGCCACCTCGGCCGCCTCCTCACCGCCATCAGGGCCCGCCCCTCCTACGCCACCGAACGGTGGACCGTCATCGTCACCACCGACCACGGCCACACCGACTCCGGTGGCCACGGCGGCAGCGCCGTCGAGGAGCGCCGCACCTTCGTCCTCGCCCGGGGCCCCGGCATCGCGGCCGGAGCCCGCCCCGCCGACACCCGGCTCGTGGACGTCGCCGCCACCGTCTTCCACCAGCTCGGCATCGTCCCCGATCCCGCCTGGGGCCTCGACGGCAAGCCGATCCAGGAACGCTCCACCGACCCGTTCGAGACGCTCTACCCCGCGCTCGCCGGCCGCGCCGACGAGACCGGCATCCCGGCCGGGGTCCTCGGCTGGACCCGCACCGCGCCCAGCGGCTGGTCCGTCGTCAACTCCGCGATGGGCACCGGGGGCGTGGCCGAGTGGCGCGGCTGGTCCTTCGCCACCGACGAGTTCTGGAGCCGCAGCCAGCGCGACCAGTCCCGCGAGCTGAACGTCCGCTCACGCGGGATCTTCGCCGTCGCGGACTCCGACGAGTGGGCCGACAAGGCGTTCTCCGGACCGTACGACTCCACCCTCGTCACCCCGGCCTACGCCGTCTCCGGCAGGACCACCGTGACCCTCGGCTTCACCACCCACCACCGGCAGGAGGGCAGCCAGAGCGCCCGCGTCCTCGCCTCCTGGAACGGCGGGACGCCCGTCGAGGTGAAGCGGTACACCTCCGACGTGATCGCGCAGCCCCAGGCGCTGACCCTGGACGTGCCGCCCGGGGCGGCCAACGTGAGCTTCCGCTTCCACTACACCGGCAGCAACAACTGGTACTGGGTGATCGACGGGGTCAAGATCACCACAGCCTAA